The Verrucomicrobiia bacterium DNA window GCGTCCATGAATTGAAGGAAGGCGAAAACGAATTTACCGCCACCGCCGTCGGCGCCAACGACAAGGCCGTCAAAGCCTTCATGTTCGGCCTGGATTATCTCCTCCTCAAACCAGCCGAATAACCGGCACGCCGGCCTGCCCCCCACAGCCTGGCCTGCGCCCGCCTCCCCCCTCGGAGGCCCGCAGACTTGCTTTTTGCCCGCCATTGAAGTTACATTGCTCTGGTGGCTATTGTGGCACATGAGCCTGGGATGCGAAGCGGGCGCAAGCCGCCCGCAGGGAGGCTTCCATGAAAATCCTGGTCGTCGAGGATGACCCCATCGTGGCCACCATCTACAGCCGCGCTCTGGACAAGGCCGGCTATCAAGTGGATGTCATCCCCGACGGCTCCGACGCCTTCCACGCCCTCCACACCAAGGGCTACGACCTCGTCCTCCTCGACATCATGCTCCCCAACATGGACGGCATGGCCATCCTCCGCCGCATCCGCGCCCAAAAAAAATTCGAGTTCCTCCCCATCATCGTCATCACCGGCGTCCAAAAAGCCTTGCAGGCCCAAATCCTCAACGCCGGCGCCACCCTCGTCTTGTCCAAAGGCGAAGTCTCACCTCAAAAATTGGTGGACGCCGTCAAAGAGCAGTTGGCCACCGCACCCCAGCCGCCCCTGGAACTGCTGCCCGACCCCGTCGCCGAAGCCCTGGCCCAACAACGCCCCGATTTGCGTACCCAAACCACTCCCCCACCGTCCTCCGCCCCCTTGCAGCTCCGCCTCGCCGATAACCCCGACTCCCCACCCCCGCCCAAACTCAAGCTCGACGGCCTGAAAGACCCCGACGTCAAAATCACGGAGGACAACGACGCCAGCCAGAAAAAAGGCGGATTTTTCAGCCGACTGTTT harbors:
- a CDS encoding response regulator, with the translated sequence MKILVVEDDPIVATIYSRALDKAGYQVDVIPDGSDAFHALHTKGYDLVLLDIMLPNMDGMAILRRIRAQKKFEFLPIIVITGVQKALQAQILNAGATLVLSKGEVSPQKLVDAVKEQLATAPQPPLELLPDPVAEALAQQRPDLRTQTTPPPSSAPLQLRLADNPDSPPPPKLKLDGLKDPDVKITEDNDASQKKGGFFSRLFGKK